In a genomic window of Physeter macrocephalus isolate SW-GA chromosome 14, ASM283717v5, whole genome shotgun sequence:
- the LOC129392726 gene encoding WD repeat domain phosphoinositide-interacting protein 1-like — translation MEAGAANGPSGGVEEALSCFSFNQDCTSLAIGTKSGYKLFSLSSVEQLGHVHGSNDIPDVCIVERLFSSSLVVVVSHAKPRQMNVYHFKKGTEICSYSYSSNVLSIRLNRQVRGWGLPPGRKAPAAGDQGERGASLGVVRRPAG, via the exons ATGGAGGCCGGGGCCGCGAACGGCCCCTCGGGCGGGGTCGAGGAGGCGCTCAGCTGCTTCTCTTTCAACCAGGACTGCAC ATCCCTCGCGATTGGAACCAAATCTGGTTATAAGCTGTTTTCTTTGAGttctgtggagcagctgggccacgTCCACGGAAGca aTGACATCCCCGACGTCTGCATCGTGGAGCGCCTCTTCTCCAGCAGCCTGGTGGTGGTGGTAAGCCACGCGAAGCCTCGCCAGATGAACGTCTACCACTTCAAGAAGGGCACCGAGATCTGCAGCTACAGCTACTCCAGTAACGTCTTGTCCATCAGGCTGAACCGGCAGGTAAGGGGCTGGGGCCTCCCTCCGGGTCGCAAGGCTCCCGCCGCTGGGGACCAAGGAGAAAGAGGAGCATCTCTCGGGGTGGTGAGGAGGCCGGCGGGCTGA
- the LOC102977297 gene encoding WD repeat domain phosphoinositide-interacting protein 1: protein MNVYHFKKGTEICSYSYSSNVLSIRLNRQRLLVCLEESIYIHNIKDMKLLKTILDIPPNPTGLCALSINHSNSYVAYPGSRTTGEIVLYDGHALKTVCTIAAHEGALAAIAFNASGSRLASASEKGTVIRVFSVPDGQKLCEFRRGMKRYVTISSLAFSMDSQLLCASSNTETVHIFKLEHLAPSQPEEPSTWTSYVGKMFMAATNYLPTQVSDMMNQDRAFATGRLGFSGHRNICTLATVQKLPRLLVASSSGHLYIYNLDPQDGGDCVLIKTHSLLGSGTADENKENDLRPSLPQSYAATVARPSPSAASTVPGYSEDGGALRGEVIPEHEFATGPVRLDDENEFPPIILCRGDQKGKAKQS from the exons ATGAACGTCTACCACTTCAAGAAGGGCACCGAGATCTGCAGCTACAGCTACTCCAGTAACGTCTTGTCCATCAGGCTGAACCGGCAG AGGCTGCTCGTTTGCCTGGAGGAGTCCATTTACATTCACAACATTAAAGACATGAAGCTTTTGAAGACCATCCTGGATATTCCTCCAAACCCGACAG GTCTGTGTGCCCTGTCCATCAACCATTCCAATTCCTACGTGGCCTATCCTGGGAGCCGGACGACAGGCGAGATCGTGCTCTACGACGGACACGCCCTG AAGACGGTCTGCACCATTGCTGCCCACGAGGGGGCGCTGGCCGCCATTGCCTTCAACGCCTCGGGCTCCAGACTGGCCAGCGCCTCCGAGAAA GGCACCGTCATCCGGGTGTTCTCGGTTCCCGACGGGCAAAAGCTCTGTGAGTTTCGGAGAGGCATGAAAAG GTACGTGACGATCAGCTCTCTGGCTTTCAGTATGGACTCGCAACTCCTCTGTGCTTCAAGCAACACGGAGACCGTGCACATTTTCAAGCTGGAGCACCTCGCCCCCAG CCAACCAGAGGAGCCCTCGACCTGGACCAGCTACGTGGGAAAGATGTTCATGGCTGCGACCAACTACCTCCCCACCCAGGTGTCCGACATGATGAACCAGGACAGGGCCTTTGCCACCGGGCGCCTGGGCTTCTCCGGGCACAGAAACATCTGCACCCTCGCTAC GGTCCAGAAGTTGCCGAGGCTCCTGGTGGCATCGTCCAGCGGACACCTTTACATCTACAACCTGGACCCTCAGGATGGAGGAGACTGCGTCTTAATCAAGACCCACAG CTTGCTTGGCTCCGGAACTGCCGacgagaataaagaaaatgacctCAGACCTTCATTACCTCAGTCTTACGCAGCAACTGTAGCCAGACCAAGCCCATCTGCAGCCTCCACGGTGCCAG GTTATTCCGAGGATGGCGGGGCGCTCCGAGGAGAGGTCATCCCCGAACACGAGTTCGCGACGGGACCAGTGCGTCTTGATGATGAGAATGAGTTCCCCCCT ATAATCTTGTGCCGCGGCGATCAGAAGGGCAAAGCGAAGCAGTCATGA